From the marine bacterium B5-7 genome, the window GCATCACATCACGTGCAAAGGTCGCCACGCCATGATGGGTTTTTTGTCCGTTGAAGACAACTTCATAGCCCATTTCAAGAATGGCTGCCGTAGGAAATTGTTCGTTGGTGACTTTGATTTCTTGCACGGCAAGCACGTCGGGTTTAGCTTCCGCTAACCACTGTTGCACATGCGGCAAACGCGTCCGTAAGGAATTCACATTCCAGGTTGCGATTTTCACGCAGCAACCAGTGCTTTGAGTGATGGCAGTTGTTTATTATGCGGATAATTTAATTGTAAAACACGATACGCATCACGCGCAGATTGTTTTTGTTTTAATTTCATATTCGCTTTAACCGATAAAACTAGGGCATTTTCGACACTTGGGGCGTGTTGAAAGTGATTAATGACATAGGTCGCGCGATTAGCCGCTGCGACATAAGCTTGTCGAAGCATATAATATTGTGCTGTTTCAATTTCATGTTTAGCTAAAATATCGCGGAGATAAACCATTTGTTGGCGTGCTGCACCCGCATAAGGGCTGCCCGGGAAAAGTTGCAACAACAAACTAAAATCATTAAACGCATTACGTACACCCGCTAAATCTCGCTGCGCCAAATCTAGTGGCAAGTAACGCATGAGAACACCGCGGTTTTCTTCCAGCTCAGACAAGCCTTTAATATAATAAGCATAATCCACACGAGGACTACGAGGATACAGGCGAATAAAGCGATCCGCTGCCGCAACCGCCGAGGATGTTTCATTGTGTTTGTAATACGCATACATTAATTGTAATTGTGCTTTTTGCGCATCATCACCAAAAGGATAGTTTGCTTGCAGTGCTTCAAAGTGTTTGATCGCCAATTCGTAGTGCGTGCTTGCCAGATTTTGCTCGCCACCTTGATACAATTGCGAGGCGCTCATGTGCTCGTAGTTGGGGCCATCCGCACAACCCGCTAATGTGAGTGCGCATACCGTCGCAATAAAGAAATGTTTCAGGGACATGCTGCGCGTCCTAGGTGTGTTACAATGGACGGCCATGGTAACAATTTTCTAATGAAAGCGAAACATGTCCGACACCATCGATCATCAATTTGAACTGCCCGAGGACCTTGCTGGGATGCGTCTTGACGCGGCCATTGCACAATGCTGCCCACAGTTCTCGCGCGAACGCATCAAAGCCTGGCTAAAAGACGGCGCCATCCAAGTGAATGGGGCCTTGTTACGCGGCAAAGATAAAATCGCCGGTGGTGAAGCCATCCTCATTGCGGCAAAAATCGAGGTCGTCGTTGAGAGTGTCGCTGAACCCCTGGCGCTAACCATTGTTCATGAAGATGAGGCCCTGCTTGTCATCAATAAACCTGCTGGCTTAGTGGTGCACCCTGGTGCAGGTAATCCCACCGGCACCTTAATGAATGGTTTATTACACCACTGCCCTGCACTCGCACAACTGCCACGCGCAGGTATCGTGCATCGCATCGACAAAGAGACGACCGGCTTATTGGTCATCGCTAAAACCTTGGAAGCACACACCTCGCTGGTCCAACAAATGCAAGAACATGCCATTACGCGCGCCTATGTTGCCATTGTCCAAGGCGAATTAATCTCTGGCGGCACCGTTGATCAACCGCTGGCACGCGACCCGCGTAATCGTCAACGTATGGCCATTGTCGAAAGCGGAAAACCTGCGATAACGCATTATCGTCTTGCGGAACGCTTGTCGCATTTTACGGTGTTAAACGTCACCTTAGAAACCGGCCGCACACATCAAATTCGCGTGCATATGGCATCTATTCAGCATCCATTATTAGGCGATCCTGTTTATGGTGGCCGATTAAAAATGCCGAAAGGATTTTCTGACGAACAACGACAAACACTGCGTGACTTTAAACGCCAAGCATTACATGCCCGCCTACTCGGCTTAACGCATCCAACGACGGGGGAATATTGTGAATGGGAAGCGCCTTTGCCTGAGGATATGGGGGTGTTGTTAAAGGTTCTGAGAAATTGAAGCCACGTCTTCCAACACAACCTGTCATTGATAGTCCGGTAGGTCTTTCAAGTTGCTGTGGCTTATGGACAAGTGGATGCACAGTACAGTCTCTTTTGTTGCTTGGTGAAGACGTGGATTTCTTTAACAAGAGGGGTAGAGGAAGATGCTGAGCAAGGCTCAATGCTTTTTTAATTTCCTCAACGAAGAAGTGTCTGCAGGTGCAACTTCATCATCGGTATGTTGAGAGTCGTCATCTGACTCACGCGTTGTTAAAGCCT encodes:
- the rluD gene encoding ribosomal large subunit pseudouridine synthase D, which produces MSDTIDHQFELPEDLAGMRLDAAIAQCCPQFSRERIKAWLKDGAIQVNGALLRGKDKIAGGEAILIAAKIEVVVESVAEPLALTIVHEDEALLVINKPAGLVVHPGAGNPTGTLMNGLLHHCPALAQLPRAGIVHRIDKETTGLLVIAKTLEAHTSLVQQMQEHAITRAYVAIVQGELISGGTVDQPLARDPRNRQRMAIVESGKPAITHYRLAERLSHFTVLNVTLETGRTHQIRVHMASIQHPLLGDPVYGGRLKMPKGFSDEQRQTLRDFKRQALHARLLGLTHPTTGEYCEWEAPLPEDMGVLLKVLRN